The following coding sequences are from one Humulus lupulus chromosome X, drHumLupu1.1, whole genome shotgun sequence window:
- the LOC133806707 gene encoding uncharacterized protein LOC133806707, with product MESPCIHCHAKIFHNEAKGFCCSIGDISLVSNLVPRQLHALFTSDSDESAEFRKYIRTYNNTFAFTSFGVKYDKELCKRNKGIHTFRIQGQVYHFINELLPSDNHPSYLQLYFYDIEHELQHRMCNSSKMKSYILTKLIEILSFNPYCRFFRNLRELSNLDNYKILIRSNTHIDQRVYNAPSISQVAAMWTDDHSSGEHKNRDIIVQSHSGYSHNVEYYFSCYDPLQYPLLFPHEESGWHCGIKRACKNTYTLYATNTKLFDLDHIELPTELLQKEAQVCTNKTTRTNVSCREYYCYKLQIRPSEESILLQARRLLQQYVVDMYVKLETSRLDYFRHKQKEIRAELYQGIIDSIEDGENRGCTVGRRIILPSSFIGGPRDMRKRYMDAMTLVQRFGKPDIFLTMTCNPNCQTYDTWSLWFFKPKECLHDEEGNCRNRYPKSFCSVTTQAQNAYPRYKRCDDGKHIQVRGTTLDNRWVVPYNPFLLAKFDCHMNVEICSTIKAVKYLYKYIYKGHDRVTFNITSSNDENMINEIDNFQSARWISAPEAMWRIYGFTLNEMYPAVYSLQLHLEDKQLVTFNTSTKLSHIVQSDVFSRSMLTEFFRMNSYNEAARTLLYKEFPENFVWNQQQKIWTPRKKGVVIGRVVSAYPTEGERYYLILLLNHIRGASSFDDLKTFNNIQVTTFRKSTMLHGLLKSDNAIEQCLEEANLYQMPCTLRRLFATILIYCRPTNPKKLWELFEKPMSEDYSTSHPPLSHIRSQVLHHIHSVLQTMGSDINVYHLVDYTITSNEEAMKLKEIREELNILISEEDLLLPETLNVKQREAYDIIVQKVFAGESATFFIDGPGGTGKTYLYRAILATDTICTVSKPSGLAKLLQCTKLIIWDEALMSHHQSIEALDLMVKDINDFAQPFGGKIVVLGGDFRQVLPVVQKARREETIDATLVKSYLWPLLHKIQLTENMLARLNPNFCKFLLHVGNGEEPTNNDEKIEISASTIIPYEDDTFFFRKRKTLYSTSTNQIQD from the exons ATGGAATCACCTTGCATACACTGTCATGCAAAAATATTTCACAATGAAGCTAAAGGATTTTGCTGCTCTATTGGTGATATATCATTAGTGTCAAACCTTGTGCCACGCCAACTTCATGCTCTTTTTACATCTGATTCTGATGAGTCAGCAGAATTTCGAAAATATATTCGAACATATAATAACACTTTTGCATTTACATCCTTCGGTGTTAAATATGATAAAGAGTTATGCAAGAGAAATAAAGGAATACATACATTTCGAATTCAAGGACAAGTGTATCATTTCATAAATGAATTGTTGCCATCAGATAATCACCCTTCCTATTTGCAACTTTATTTTTACGACATAGAGCATGAACTCCAACATCGAATGTGTAATTCATCAAAAATGAAATCGtacatattgacaaaattaatcgAGATATTATCATTCAACCCTTACTGTCGCTTCTTCAGAAATCTAAGAGAATTGTCTAATTTAGATAACTATAAAATCCTCATTCGATCAAACACTCACATAGATCAACGAGTTTACAATGCTCCTTCAATTTCTCAAGTTGCGGCAATGTGGACTGATGACCATTCCTCTGGTGAGCATAAAAATCGGGATATTATTGTTCAAAGCCATTCAGGATATTCACACAATGTTGAATATTATTTCAGCTGTTATGACCCTTTGCAATATCCTTTATTATTTCCCCATGAAGAAAGTGGTTGGCATTGTGGAATTAAACGAGCTTGCAAAAATACTTATACACTATATGCCACGAACACTAAATTATTTGATTTAGACCACATAGAACTTCCTACAGAACTTCTCCAGAAAGAAGCACAAG TATGTACAAATAAGACAACGCGAACTAACGTTTCTTGTCGAGAATATTATTGCTACAAGTTACAAATTAGGCCATCGGAGGAGTCAATTTTATTGCAAGCAAGAAGGTTGCTACAACAATATGTTGTTGACATGTATGTTAAGTTGGAGACATCTAGACTAGATTATTTCCGTCATAAGCAAAAAGAGATTCGAGCTGAATTATATCAAGGAATCATTGACAGTATTGAGGATGGTGAAAATCGAGGATGTACAGTTGGTCGTAGGATTATTCTACCTTCATCGTTTATTGGAGGACCTAGAGACATGAGAAAAAGATATATGGATGCAATGACATTAGTTCAACGATTTGGAAAACCAGATATATTCCTCACAATGACATGTAATCCTAATTG TCAAACATATGATACATGGTCCTTGTGGTTTTTTAAACCCAAAGAATGCTTGCATGACGAAGAAGGAAACTGTAGAAATCGCTATCCTAAATCTTTTTGCTCCGTCACAACACAAGCACAAAATGCATATCCTAGATATAAACGATGCGATGATGGTAAACACATTCAAGTAAGAGGCACTACTTTAGATAATCGTTGGGTTGTTCCATACAATCCATTTTTACTTGCAAAATTTGACTGCCATATGAATGTAGAAATATGTTCTACTATAAAAGCTGTGAAATACTTGTATAAGTATATTTACAAGGGACACGATCGTGTGACTTTCAATATTACATCTTCAAATGATGAgaatatgattaatgaaattgaTAATTTCCAATCAGCAAGATGGATTTCGGCTCCAGAAGCTATGTGGAGAATATATGGTTTCACATTAAATGAAATGTACCCAGCTGTTTATTCACTTCAATTACATCTCGAAGATAAACAACTCGTTACATTTAACACATCAACAAAACTTTCACATATAGTACAATCTGATGTGTTCTCACGATCTATGCTAACTGAATTCTTCAGAATGAACAGCTACAATGAAGCCGCACGAACACTTTTGTATAAAGAGTTCCCTGAAAATTTTGTTTGGaatcaacaacaaaaaatttgGACACCACGAAAGAAAGGAGTTGTCATTGGACGAGTAGTGTCTGCATATCCAACTGAAGGTGAACgatattatttaatattattgttaAATCATATAAGAGGAGCAAGTTCTTTTGATGATCTCAAAACTTTCAACAACATTCAAGTTACAACATTTCGCAAGTCAACTATGTTACATGGATTATTGAAGTCGGATAATGCCATAGAACAATGCTTAGAAGAAGCCAATCTTTACCAAATGCCTTGTACTCTACGACGATTGTTTGCTACTATTTTAATTTATTGCAGACCTACTAATCctaaaaagttatgggaactatTTGAAAAACCAATGTCGGAAGATTACTCTACTTCACATCCACCTTTATCTCATATAAGATCACAAGTGCTCCACCATATTCATTCAGTGCTTCAAACAATGGGAAGTGATATCAATGTTTACCATTTGGTCGATTATACAATCACATCCAATGAAGAAGCTATGAAACTAAAAGAAATACGCgaagaattaaatatattaatatctGAAGAGGATTTATTACTACCAGAAACTTTGAATGTCAAACAAAGAGAGGCATATGATATAATTGTTCAAAAAGTATTTGCTGGAGAATCTGCTACCTTTTTCATAGATGGACCTGGGGGAACTGGGAAAACTTATTTATATAGAGCTATTCTTGCTACA GATACTATATGCACAGTTAGCAAACCATCTGGATTAGCCAAATTACTACAATGCACAAAATTGATAATATGGGATGAAGCTCTAATGTCTCATCATCAATCAATAGAAGCTTTGGACTTAATGGTGAAAGATATAAATGATTTTGCTCAACCATTTGGTGGTAAAATTGTTGTGCTTGGTGGAGATTTCCGACAAGTATTACCTGTTGTTCAAAAAGCCAGAAGAGAAGAAACTATTGATGCAACTTTAGTGAAATCATATTTATGGCCTTTACTTCACAAAATTCAATTAACAGAAAATATGCTCGCACGATTAAATCCAAACTTTTGTAAGTTTTTACTTCATGTCGGCAATGGTGAAGAACCAACAAATAATGATGAAAAGATTGAAATTTCTGCATCAACGATTATTCCATATGAAGATGATacttttttttttaggaaaagaAAGACTTTATATTCAACTAGCACAAACCAAATACAAGACTAA